The genomic DNA TGGACCGGGAGCCGGAACGACCGGCGCTCCTGGACGTGCCGGAGATGTCCCGGCACAGGATCGCGCTGTTCGCCGGGACCCTCGCGTTCTACATCGCGATCGTGTGGGCCGTAGTGATCACCTCGTGGCTGGTCCGGCTCGACTGGCAGGTCATGTTCTTCCGGCCCTACCAGCAGTGGCCGGAGATCCACGCGTTCGTCGACTACTACGTGGTGCTCGGCCAGCGCGGCCCCACCGCCGTGATGGTCGCGGCCTGGCTCGGCTGGCGCTCCTGGCGGCAGCACACCCTGCGTCCGATGCTGGCGCTGGGCGTCTCACTGCTCCTGCTGAACGTCACGGTCGGCGCCGCCAAGTACGGCATGGGGCGGCTGGGACCGCACTACGCGACCACGATCGGCGCCAGCGAGATGTGGCTCGGCGGCGATATATTTCCGAGCGGTCACACCGCGAACGCCGTCGTCACCTGGGGCATCCTCGCCTACCTGGCCTCGACGCACCGAACCCGGCGCTGGCTGTCCGCGGTCTCCGCGGTCACCTCGCTCGGGGTGGGCATGTCCACCGTCTACCTCGGCACGCACTGGCTCAGCGACGTGATCCTCGGCTGGGTGGCGGGCCTGCTGATCCTGCTGGCGCTTCCCTGGTTCGAGCCGCTGATCACCCGTGCGGAGGCGTGGATCCTCGGCCTGCGCGACCGCTGGTACGCCCGCCGCGACCGCGAGGGCCCGACGAAGCGGCCGCTCGGCCCGCCCGTACCCGTCGCCCCGCCCGGCTCCGGCCGGCCCGAGACACCGGCCCGCGAGCCGGTCGCCGCGTCCCGCACCGCCCGGGCCGCGGGCCACCTGGCGCCGGGTCCGCACACGGTCCGCCCGGACCGTACGCCGGTGACCCCGGCCGGCAGCCGCCGGCCGCCGCACGCCGACCGGCACACGCGTAACACGGCCCCGGCCGCACGGCCCCTGTCGGGCGGCTGACCGGGCCCAGGGCCTGCCCTAACCCTTCCAGGCGCGGGACACCCGGCCGTCCTTCACCTCGAAGTTGAGGCGGCCCACGCGGTACTCCATGGTGATGACCGTGCCCGGCGCCAGCGACCGCACCGTCGACCAGCCCCGCTCCCGCGCCAGCCGTTCGGCCGCGTCGGAATCGAGGCCGACGTAGGTGTCCGGACTGTCCTGGGGCTCGGCGGGGGGTGTCGGAATCGGTGCCATGCCGCCACGCTATGCCCTGCCCCGGGAGCGGGGAAGCCCAGGCCGGTATCGCGGGCCCCGGATGCACCTACGGTCACATTTCTGTCACAAGATCATGTGGCCCGCTTTACTGGAACCCGTTCACACGGACGGACGGTTTTTCATGCGTTCCACACGCAGTCGAGGCCTATTTATGCATGTCGCGGCAGCCGGTCGGATAAGGCGGACGCAAAAGGCTTCGGGGCGCCCCCGTCAGAGCCCCGCATTCCGTACTCGAACGCCTCCGAAAGCACACGTACGCCCTTGCGGAACGGCCCGCGGATCACTTACGCCAATCGAACATCGGACACCCGGTCAGGCGTCCAGCGGGGTGACGGCGAGCGACAGGTCGTTGTCCCGGGTGTAGTACGGCCCGGCCTCCGCCGGGCCGTGGGGCGTCCGCACGCGCGCGCGGGGAAACGTGAGGACCGGGCTCTTGTCGGCGACGTCGTCCAGCAGCCGCGCGAGGCGCACCACCGGACCGGCGTCACCGGCGGGGCGC from Streptomyces sp. CB09001 includes the following:
- a CDS encoding phosphatase PAP2 family protein; this encodes MRIERKPTRLDRVFARLDREPERPALLDVPEMSRHRIALFAGTLAFYIAIVWAVVITSWLVRLDWQVMFFRPYQQWPEIHAFVDYYVVLGQRGPTAVMVAAWLGWRSWRQHTLRPMLALGVSLLLLNVTVGAAKYGMGRLGPHYATTIGASEMWLGGDIFPSGHTANAVVTWGILAYLASTHRTRRWLSAVSAVTSLGVGMSTVYLGTHWLSDVILGWVAGLLILLALPWFEPLITRAEAWILGLRDRWYARRDREGPTKRPLGPPVPVAPPGSGRPETPAREPVAASRTARAAGHLAPGPHTVRPDRTPVTPAGSRRPPHADRHTRNTAPAARPLSGG
- a CDS encoding I78 family peptidase inhibitor — its product is MAPIPTPPAEPQDSPDTYVGLDSDAAERLARERGWSTVRSLAPGTVITMEYRVGRLNFEVKDGRVSRAWKG